The Balearica regulorum gibbericeps isolate bBalReg1 chromosome 5, bBalReg1.pri, whole genome shotgun sequence genome window below encodes:
- the NKX2-8 gene encoding homeobox protein Nkx-2.8 isoform X1 yields MATSGRISFTVRSILDLPEQDANSTKQASDHHHSAENYTGSPYRGWIETDRNHYPSSDESGPELSLPDSTQRSLPARGSEAEEKKKKRRVLFSKAQTLELERRFRQQRYLSAPEREQLARLLSLTPTQVKIWFQNHRYKMKRARSEGPGSPPPRPPALLRRVVVPVLVRDGEPCRGCPASPPPPAARPKLGCALAGCSAQAALALQGYRACPPAAALGVFPAYQHLGHPAVVSWGW; encoded by the exons ATGGCCACATCTGGCAGGATCAGTTTTACAGTGAGGAGCATTTTGGATTTACCAGAGCAGGATGCTAATAGCACAAAGCAAGCCTCTGACCATCACCACTCAGCGGAGAACTACACCGGCTCGCCGTACCGAGGGTGGATAGAAACAGACAGAAATCACTATCCCT CTTCCGACGAGAGCGGCCCGGAGCTGAGCTTGCCCGACTCCACTCAAAGGTCGCTCCCCGCCCGCGGCTCGGAGGCcgaggagaagaagaagaaacgGCGGGTGCTCTTCTCCAAGGCGCAGACGCTGGAGCTGGAGCGGCGGTTCCGGCAGCAGCGGTACCTCTCGGCACCGGAGCGGGAGCAGCTGGCCCGGCTGCTCAGCCTCACCCCCACCCAGGTGAAGATCTGGTTCCAGAACCACCGCTACAAGATGAAGCGGGCGCGGAGCGAGGGtcccggcagccccccgccgcgcccgcccgccctgcTGCGCCGGGTGGTGGTGCCGGTGCTGGTGCGGGACGGGGAGCCCTGCCGCGGctgccccgccagccccccgccgcccgctgcccgccccAAGCTGGGCTGCGCCCTGGCGGGCTGCAGCGCCCAGGCTGCCCTCGCCCTGCAGGGCTACCGAgcctgcccgcccgccgccgctctCGGCGTCTTCCCCGCTTACCAGCACTTAGGGCACCCCGCCGTCGTCTCCTGGGGATGGTGA
- the NKX2-8 gene encoding homeobox protein Nkx-2.8 isoform X2, whose product MTSGRIGEQDANSTKQASDHHHSAENYTGSPYRGWIETDRNHYPSSDESGPELSLPDSTQRSLPARGSEAEEKKKKRRVLFSKAQTLELERRFRQQRYLSAPEREQLARLLSLTPTQVKIWFQNHRYKMKRARSEGPGSPPPRPPALLRRVVVPVLVRDGEPCRGCPASPPPPAARPKLGCALAGCSAQAALALQGYRACPPAAALGVFPAYQHLGHPAVVSWGW is encoded by the exons ATGACAAGCGGGAGAATTGGAG AGCAGGATGCTAATAGCACAAAGCAAGCCTCTGACCATCACCACTCAGCGGAGAACTACACCGGCTCGCCGTACCGAGGGTGGATAGAAACAGACAGAAATCACTATCCCT CTTCCGACGAGAGCGGCCCGGAGCTGAGCTTGCCCGACTCCACTCAAAGGTCGCTCCCCGCCCGCGGCTCGGAGGCcgaggagaagaagaagaaacgGCGGGTGCTCTTCTCCAAGGCGCAGACGCTGGAGCTGGAGCGGCGGTTCCGGCAGCAGCGGTACCTCTCGGCACCGGAGCGGGAGCAGCTGGCCCGGCTGCTCAGCCTCACCCCCACCCAGGTGAAGATCTGGTTCCAGAACCACCGCTACAAGATGAAGCGGGCGCGGAGCGAGGGtcccggcagccccccgccgcgcccgcccgccctgcTGCGCCGGGTGGTGGTGCCGGTGCTGGTGCGGGACGGGGAGCCCTGCCGCGGctgccccgccagccccccgccgcccgctgcccgccccAAGCTGGGCTGCGCCCTGGCGGGCTGCAGCGCCCAGGCTGCCCTCGCCCTGCAGGGCTACCGAgcctgcccgcccgccgccgctctCGGCGTCTTCCCCGCTTACCAGCACTTAGGGCACCCCGCCGTCGTCTCCTGGGGATGGTGA